In Sphaeramia orbicularis chromosome 1, fSphaOr1.1, whole genome shotgun sequence, a genomic segment contains:
- the rtn4rl2a gene encoding reticulon-4 receptor-like 2a has protein sequence METSTNFRSRRCSIMRNCKSGLSLWLVVWLVLGKPSPVTSCPHLCVCYPTPMTVSCQAQNFTAVPVGVPYDSQRVFLQNNRITELRVGSFGFGTQVLWLFSNNITWIEAGAFSELRDLEELDLGDNPSLHRLEGGAFRGLEKLQSLHMHRCRLTALPHDIFHKLYSLQFLYLQENNLHFLQDDIFSDLINLSQLFLHGNRIRTLSENVFRGLVNLDRLLLHDNRIRQVNRRAFRDLGRLTMLFLFNNSLAELPSQTLRDTQGIEFLRLNANPWSCGCEARALWEWFREARVSSSEVICASPSTRRGQDLRFLREMDFALCPLPDPGSIGGSTTTTFSTKTRWWFHKNKPQSSTKGVFEKSSETIKAGLYGKGPSTTTSVVKYELGEEELALPKLDPEEYWANYGNEDSGVTLRCFELECPPEFDPPPSSSSHSFSSPSVLSLLTVSVFTVSVHLLFG, from the exons ATGGAAACCTCTACGAATTTTCGGAGCCGACGATGCTCCATCATGCGCAACTGCAAAA GTGGTCTCTCCCTCTGGCTGGTGGTGTGGCTGGTCCTGGGTAAACCCAGTCCGGTGACGTCATGCCCGCACCTGTGCGTGTGCTACCCCACCCCCATGACTGTGAGCTGCCAGGCGCAGAACTTCACCGCCGTTCCGGTCGGAGTGCCCTACGATTCCCAGCGCGTGTTCCTCCAGAACAACCGGATCACGGAGCTTAGAGTTGGCTCTTTCGGCTTTGGAACTCAG GTTCTGTGGCTGTTCTCTAATAACATCACGTGGATCGAAGCCGGGGCCTTCAGTGAGCTTCGGGACTTGGAGGAGTTGGACCTGGGGGACAACCCCAGCCTCCACAGGCTGGAGGGGGGGGCGTTCCGCGGCCTAGAGAAACTCCAGAGCCTCCACATGCACCGCTGCCGGCTCACCGCTCTGCCCCACGACATCTTCCACAAACTGTACAGCCTGCAGTTCCTCTACCTGCAG gaGAATAATCTTCACTTCCTGCAGGATGACATCTTCTCAGACCTCATCAACCTCAGTCAGCTCTTCTTGCATGGAAACCGCATCCGTACCCTGTCAGAGAACGTGTTCCGCGGCCTGGTCAACCTGGACCGCCTGCTCCTCCACGACAACCGCATCCGGCAGGTCAACCGCCGCGCCTTCCGCGACCTCGGTCGTCTGACCATGCTCTTCCTCTTCAACAACTCTCTGGCCGAGCTGCCCAGCCAGACCCTGAGGGACACCCAAGGCATCGAGTTCCTCCGTCTCAACGCCAACCCCTGGTCCTGCGGCTGCGAGGCCCGGGCCTTGTGGGAGTGGTTCCGCGAGGCCCGTGTGTCTTCATCAGAGGTGATTTGCGCCTCCCCTTCCACCCGCCGCGGTCAGGACCTGCGCTTCCTTCGGGAAATGGACTTCGCCCTCTGCCCCCTGCCCGACCCAGGCTCCATCGGTGGCTCCACCACCACTACGTTCAGCACCAAAACCCGTTGGTGGTTCCACAAAAACAAGCCCCAGTCGTCCACAAAAGGCGTCTTTGAGAAGTCATCAGAGACCATCAAGGCCGGTTTGTACGGGAAAGGCCCGTCCACGACCACTTCAGTCGTCAAGTACGAGCTCGGGGAGGAAGAGCTGGCGCTGCCCAAACTTGACCCAGAAGAGTACTGGGCAAACTACGGCAACGAGGACTCAGGTGTCACTCTGCGATGCTTTGAGCTCGAATGTCCGCCTGAATTTGACCcgcctccctcttcctcctctcactCGTTCTCCTCGCCCTCCGTACTATCGCTCCTAACTGTTTCCGTGTTCACGGTCTCCGTCCACCTGCTGTTTGGTTGA